acgttgttacattgctgatcaattagggaaaatgctcatttaaagttgtgcaatgctcacTTATAATGTCCTTTGGCAGCCGCCTATTTTGCCCACTgattgcagaaagagcagcccattggagctagctggtgaggcttggaaccaggatggaccggcagccccctatcagctccccactcccctaagttccctgtgtggcagctgcccagcaggctatcaattgccgggcagttcagctgtccctctccccactacTGTGCgaggaagaggggtgctaatgtcagggtgtccccctccccccacacctttacTTCATCTCCACAGTGCGGGTTGtgggggacatgacagggctcaggatggagggagctttctggcagcagctgctggctcaACTTGCTgctctacttaaaaaggcaatgtacttagggTGGCATCagagtacttaaaggggcaatgcacgtctctctctctcactctctctctcacacacacggtgtatgtctctgtctctctccgccatgctgtcttccctccctccatttgtgctgccttgtagagtgtgaggctacattaacaacaatgtgttaacccttgagggctcagccgagtgctagttcatcatttagcagcaagacattccctgggaaatatcccaccctctgacttcaccacctcagccaagcttcacaatcatcgttgctgtgtacagtattaaattgtttgtttaaatcttatactgtgtatatgtgtggtagtcttttgtctggcaaaaaaaaattccctggaacctaacctgcCCTATTTACATTAAGTCTTATGAGGAAATTgaattcacttaacatcatttcgcttaaagtagcatttttcaggaacataaatacaatattaagcgaggagttactgtattgtgATATGCGGATATCTGGAGACCATTTCTGTGGATTGCAGATGGATATGGATGCAAATTTTATCTCTAAAGCTCTgaaaatctgtggatatctgctttatatctgcagatcATTTTTGCAGATCACAGAtcgatgcggatacaaatttcaTATCTGTGCAGAGCTCTAAGTGTTAGCCTTATTTCACATTTGCTAGCTTTGGATGTCATTACTCAACTTTGACATTATTTACACACAAGCGTTTTTCTTATTATGAATATGAAATATAATGTTACTGAATGAATATGAAATATGATGTTATGTCTATAGACATTTGTTCTTTAACAGttattaaacaatttttaaattaatcactttaaaaagtataaagaaaaggatttATCTTACAACTTTATCTGGAAAGTTCCTGTTTTCTTGTGCATATGAATAGATTTGTCTTTGCTCAGTCCTACTCTGCATCACTAAAATATCTATTTGttagtttttattattgttttatgcAAGACATTAGTGTAATAATTAAAAGATCTTTTGTATTACTTTGGAGCTTTCCATTAAAGATGCTTACTCATTAGAGGTTGGCAACCTTTtgcttttcaatttaaaatggaaTCTTTTCAtagaatttctttaaaatgttagaAGTGTCATCATACTTTCCATGCATATTAAAGCAAAGAAACTATACTATACTTTATTTATACTTTATACTTTACTATAAAGTAAAGCAAAGAAATTATAGCACTTTTTGGGAGGATCCATAGGGGATAGTTAGAGAGATGAGAAATAGACTGTGAAATGAAGTAGCTAAGCAGCAAGAATTATTTTTCACCATGTACTGCAAAAGAGACCAGGAATTAAAAACGTAGGTGAGGTCTGCAGGAGATAGGTTAATGTAACTCACAATCTTATATTGCAGTATCTGATGTTCAAATAAAAGAAGAGAAGTAATGAAGAGGAGAGATGGATTATAGTTGAGTCCTATGTGCACCTACACATGCAGAAAGTGGGCCATGGTAATTTGGGAAAGACCGGAGGGGTGTGGTAGCTACTAGACATGCTTAGTGGCTGTTTCCAAAGCTGTATATAGCAGTTTCAATTAAGGGCAAGCATTCTCATAGGTTCCACACATTCACCATCTGTGTACTGGAGCTCAAACGAAAAAAGGTTACAAGTATGGGCATTAGAGACAATACTGTGAACTCAGTGGTTGATTGATGTAGGACCAAGAGATGTGTCTGCTATGAGGGCTGGCTCTCAGTACCTGTACTGCTTTGGAATAGGCTACAGATTCCCTTGCTTGCTAGAAACTGAGGAAACAGTCAGCTTTTAGCTCAGGGACTGGAATTCCTGCTGTCTGTAAGGATCTTTGTATTATTGTTTTGCTGAAAAGAGTCTTGAAATGTTTGGTGGGGAACTGTGAGGTTGCCATTCTCCTCTGGCTCTGGAGAATCCAagtgacatacacacacacatgttttTGAGGCCACATTATAGAGACTGAGAAATCATCTCTGTGAGAAAATTAGTGGGCATCTGTATTTGTGCACCAAAGTGTAAAAGTGAATATGTTCTGTCAGAATCATGCAATTAAGTGTATGTAACAGCAACAAAGGGGGAAGTCTGCATAAGGAACAACAGATTTACCGCCTAATAATTTTCATAGGAATCataaaatatagaatcatagaaatgtaggtctggaagggatctCCAGAAGTCAAATCCAGCCCCATGTGCTGAACCAAGTATGCCtaggtgtttgtctaaaagaCTCCACTGATGGGTATTCCACACCTACCTTGAAAGTctgttccagaatttaactacccttatagttagaaagctttttcttatatctaacctaaatctcccttgctgcagattaaacccattattgcttgtccttccttcagtggacttggaaaataattgatcacagtccttGTTATAAAAGTAAaagcatttaatatattttaagatagttatcaggttccccctcagttttcttttcacaagactaaacatgcccagtttttctaACCTTTTCTCATAtgtcagcttttctaaacctttgatcatttttgttgctctcctctggactctctccactttgttttttaaaaagcatggtacccagaaatggacacagtattccagctgaggcctcaccagttctTAGTAAAATGGGACAATTACTTCTCATCTCTTACATTTAATACTCCTGTTCATtcactccagaatgatattagcctttttagcaactgcatcacAATATCTGATTTCCCTtagtgatccactataatcccagatccttttcagctatctagccagttattcctcattttgcagttgtgcatttgcTCTTTCCTTCTTATATGTAGTGCTTTTCACTtgtctctattgaatttcatcttgttgctttcataccaattctccaatttgtcacggtcattttgaattctaatcctgtcctccaacttGCTTGCAGCCCCTCTGACCTTGGTTTTGtgcacaaattttataagcatactctccactccgttattcaagtcatgaatgaaaataaCGAATAATACCAGACCCAGGAAGGACCCCTGCAGGACCACACTAGATACATCAGCCCAGCTGCACAGTGAACATTAATAATACTCTTTAAGAatgctcttttaaccagttttgtacccatcttatagtaacttcagctagaccacatttcccttgtttacttatgagaatgtcatgtgaaatccctcatccacctcttcctcctgatttggtggtctacaTCACCCCTGCTATTTTGCCCTTTTATCATCATCCAGAGAGTTTAATTTgatctgcctctcacctccttctggaccacagaacaagtgtatatattcttgatgtataatgcaatacCTGCCTTTtttccctgtctgtccttcctgaacaaactATACCTCACTATACCAATATTTCAATCTTGAGATTTATCCCTCCACGTCTCATTGATGCCAAACGGTATGACCTCAAAGGTGCTACCTTGTATGAGCCCATTTGTCTTCCATTAAAGTTCCTGGGTAATCTAATATTTACAATACTTGTTTGAGATTGAAGCCTATGCCAGGGATAGCTTCTGTCCCTAATTCTCCACTGTGTTCAATCTAGCGGTGGCCACAGATTGAATTTAGTGGATTAGAGATCCAGCCTTTCTGAGTTTTAGATAACTTCCTGCTGGTCTCTTTGTAGGTGGCAGTGTGCAATATGAAGTCACCCAAGTACTAATAAGAGAGATTAGATTTCAGTTAAAATCTGAGAGTGACAATAATGTGAGATCTTATACCATGGCATTATACAAAGGATTATGAGCCACCAGAACcctgccagagcagcagagaTCATGTATGTAAGTAGGCCTTACATAgtcttgaaggccagaagggaccatcatgatcatctagtctgacctcctgcacattgcaggccacagagcctcacccacccactctggtAATAGACCtgtagcctctggctgagttactgaattcctcaaatcatgatttaaagacttcaagttacagagaatctaccatttatactaatttaaacctgcaagtgacctgttccctatgctgcagaggaaggcaactccATCTCCCACAGAGTCTTTGATAATCTGATCCAGGGGAaaattccctcccaaccccaaatactTATATGCTAGTAAGTATATAGTTAGTAAACCAAGTTATCTGAATCCCATTGTATCGATGTGGTTCCTTCATATTACATTTATTGTATAAAGAGTAAAAGACACAACACTTGGTGTTGAGGATGGGATTCTAATCCAAGACTACAGTGAAGCAGAGAGTGATTGCAGAAATTTAGTAAAAGTACAAAGGAAACTGGAGGCTACACCCCTTGGAATTCAGATTTAACTGCACatttacataatattttaaaggttAAAAATGTCTGGTTGTTTGGGGAAAACAATTAATTGCTAATAATATAACTGATGAAAAAAGATGGTGGTTTTACTGAGCGTAatgaatattaaaatgtataaccCACTATGTAACCTAACACCACCTATTATATCTGCAGACAAAATATTTGCTGAGATTGTTGAAATTCTACAAAATCATCTCTCCCTAAAACCACTGGTGATTGAAGAGTGTTTCTGCTTTTATAAAtggaatcaaaaagaaaatgtaacaatTTCTGAATATGTGGCTGAAGTCTGGAAATTAAAAGAGCATTGCCAGTCTGGAGGGAGTTTAATGATGAATTAAGCGATTGCTAGAGTGGGGTATGCAGAAAGAAAGCAATCCAAAACCAGTAATTTACGGAGACTGATTAAACTCTAAAATGTACACTAGAAATTGCAGTATCAGTAGACAGACAAACTGGAACAAATTGAACCATTGCCAGTGACAAATGCCACAGTAAAACACAAAACTGAAAGTTATCCAGTACTGGCTAAAATGTATGATATATAACGAATGAATGGCTTATGCACACAAACAACTTCCAGCTTTCTTTGCTTGAAAAGAACAGTTAAGTATATATCAAGGTTGCCTAATGTGTAGTACTAGAGTGGTTATTCCTTCAAAACCCAGACCATATGTATTCTAAGAAGTTGATAAAGGCCATTGGGAATTGTAAAAACGGAAGTCCTTACCAGGAATTTTGTGTGGTGTCCACAGATTGATACacttgaaggcaatggcaaaacaaTGTCAAGTTTGTCATCAAATGTAACACATGCTTAAACATGTTCCTTTGAATCCTTGGGAGTCACCATGGTAATGAATCCACATAGATTATACTGGACCACTTACGggacatacttttttttaatcgcAGTAGATGCTCATTCTAAATGGCCTGAAGTAGTCTGTATGAATTCAACTAACTCACTGCACAGAGTGGAAGTGTTAAGATTATTGTTTTCATGGACAGAAGTTTCTGAATAGATTATCAGTATCAACCAAACTCAATTCACCTCAGAAGAATTTCGGCTGTTTATCAAAGAAATGGTATCAATCAGGTTACATCAACTCCATTCTCTCCTGGTACAAATGGATTTTTATCCACACATTCAAGCAAGCAATTCctgaaagttcagatccagatttggATTTTGGAAATCCCAAAGTTTTGGAGGGTATTTTGGATTTAGAGTTTTGGCTGGCCCATAATATAGCTAGGAGCCTTTTGCGAAGTTCAAATCAGAATCTGGGTTCAAACTTCAAACTCTACTGAAGTTTGGGGGTATGGGTTTTTGATTCAGCTCTACTTTCCCACAATAAAAGCACCCAATTTTGTAGTGACTTTTCTCTAGGACAATAACAGCATTTTCCAGAATTACATGGGATTCTTTAATTGTTACCATGAGTTCTCATTTATCAAATTTAAACCACTTACCATGTCTCATTGATGTTTTTACTTTTTGCTTGTATCAGGTAGAAACCTTCTTCAAGTGTGACTATCCTTAGGAACATTTGTTCTTAGACATATTAAATAAGTTTGACctgtacaattaattttaaattgttatGTACCAAATATGGCTAGGAAAGAATGTCACAATTTTCTGGAAAGTGTCCAGAATAAGTAATACCAAGATTAGATGTAATTAAAAGTAGAGATGACACCTTTTCACGATGCTGAGTTCTAGtataagatcagaatcagaatTTCCCCCCAAGTTCAGGATTGAGATGGAAGTGTTTGGAGCAGGATTCTTTTTTGAAGTACATATTCACATCTGGATCCAGAACCATGTGTCTCATAAATGCACAGCATTCTGATCCAGGTCTCAGTTTGGACCTACCTCTGATTAAAAGaaatgagaaacaaaaatgaccccgtggaaaaatctttaaaaaaattaagattgatTGATCTTCTTTCTACAAAATGTTTAAACCAATCTGTAGATTCCTGTAGCACAGGTATGATTCTCTATTGAATCCTataggttgatttaaaaattctaatGAAAAGATAATTCTCTATCAAATTCTATAGGTTAGTTAGAATAATTTCTTTAGATCTCTTTTGgtttcatccttcttaaattcaACAGGATTTTTCCACAAAAGAAGGATTTTTGAGCCCAATCTAGGCCCTGTTGTGTCCTGAGTTCCTCCCACAAAAAGGTGAATATATGCCTCTTTTAATTAGATATTCTATGCTAGAATTCTGAACATCTTTCAAGTCTGCATCTTCAAACAGAATGAAATCTACAGAAGAGTCAGGACTACTTTATTTGATACTTTTTAGGGGAAAGGGATTGAGAGTAtatggaaagagagaggaaactaTGACATTTATTTTGAGTAAGGATTAGATCCTCAAAAATATTCATGTGCAATTGGACTGGGGAACTCTTACTTAGAGATATAGAAGTTTAACCAAAAAAGACCTCTTTACAAGGTCCCTAGTTCATAAccaattattaaaattaatggttgtgtaaagcagtggttctcaaacttttgtattggtgaccccttttgcACAGCAAGcatctgagtgtgaccccccccttataaattaaaaacactttttttatagttagcactattataaatgctggaagtgaagcggggtttggggtggaggccaACAGCTTGCAATgtcccatgtaataatctcatgaccccctgaggggtcaagtttgagaacccctggtgtaaagAATCATTAAAAGAACAGGAATCCAGATAATGTAAGCTTTTTAGTCTACATTAAGTTTAAAAGGGAGCTTTACAGAACTTGAAAACAAGGTATAATTAACTACTAAATTATGTTTTGTTCAGGTTCATGTTACCATACTACATAACAGGAAAGCATAAACATCCTATATTTCTTTTATATAATTCCAGCTATTTACAACATACCTCGCGGTTTGGTAGTGTAATGTCTCAGAAGCTAGTAGCATAGTTTGAGCACATATTTCATAATTACATTGAACTGACATAGTTGCATCCATCACTGTATAATCTATCTTATACATCTATTCAGCACAGAgtccataaacatttacaaaacaCTCTTGTTTAACAGAAGCCCAAAAGGGACAACAAAAATATCCCATTTAACTTCAGAAGTAGAAGCCAATGCTTTACTTTAGCAACAacattgcagctagcaagaactCGTACAGCCTTATACATTTTTCCTTTACTATAGCTTTTGTCACAGATGTGCACATTAATATTGCGTTGAATCAAACACACTATTTATGTGTTTGATCCCATGCAAAATAAAATCAACCCACTATAATAGCCACTCACTATACACAAAAAAAGCTCTGGATGGTGACAGAGGTAAATCAAAAAAAGGGTCTTCATAAAACCCATACTTCCCTTTAATAATCATATGCTAAAGTACCAGAAATAATTTGGACAATACAATATACTTCAAAATCAATCATGTTgaattcaaaatacattttttcacatATTGCTAGCCTTTCATTGACATATATTTTCCCTCTGAAAATtaggaatattaaaaaaattacttacaCAGTGGTCATTTACATGATTTAATTGGATAGTTATAGAAAAAACATGTCTTTCATGATAACTACCATTAACTAAATTATATGCCAGCTCAACTAAAAACAAACTTCACTGAAAACAATGACAAATTCAGGATAACTAGCACAAAATCTGCTGCATTATCTCTGCACTGTGCAAGTATTTCATGTCACACTGTATTATCATGTTAAGTATATCGTGACATGCAAtacagagatgggcccaaatcaAAACTCTAGCTCCAAATACCCTTGAAGTTTGATAAAGGCTAGAtagatctggatctgaatcctGTGACTTGGGCTCATCTCTAGTGCAGTATTTGTAATTCCTTACAGGACCTTTATTTTGTCATCTTTTTATAAACACTTAATTATTCTCAGTCTTTTCTTATACCCTCTGATTTCTGTTgccatttcctttattttctcctGGGTTTTTTGACACTTGATTTTATTACACTGTAGTGAGCCAGATCATTACCCCACTTCAGCGGCTTTGTGCTGCAAGTGGCCGTAATGACAGTGAATCCATCTATATGAGATCTCCTGTCAAACGAAATCCTCCATGCAGCCCCAAACCACAATGCCACCTTGAACACCCATCCCTCCTTTCAGGAGAGGCATTACTGGGGGATCCTTAGGTCCCAGCAAACCTCAGTTTCTGGAACAGTCCCTTGTGTCCTGCACTAACTTGCACCTGGGCTCAGGGCCTGCACAAGCTGGCCTCAGAATCCAGGAGCCACAAAGATGGTTAACAGCCACCTTTCCCCTAGCCCAGCAGTTTGACCGGCCCAGAAGATCTGGCCAAAGAGAACATATAATTCCAAACAAATTAATTAGGCAatatttgtaaagttctttgaagaTCAAAAGTGCTGCATAAGTGCTAAATAATATTAAGCTTAATATAGAAACAATCAGAGGTGAGTCacaaaaaatcttgttttcatCTTCCAGCAATACCAATTTTCTCAGTATTTTTAATAACTTCTTGATATATTGATGACTGCATGACATCAGTTTATATTTTTCCGGTGTTCTGTATATCATTAAACTAAAGGTATATTTTCTGAGGGGGCGTAGTGGAGTTAAAGAAGAGATTCTATTTTGCACCatcactttgcactggtatagtgactttaaaaaaaaccttccaggTCTATGAAGAAATGACAAATTCAGAAATTTCTGCTAACTACTTGTTTCCAGGTGATACTAACTTGTATGATAACCTTGGTATGGGCATTGGGTTCTTAATATTACACCACTGTAACATTATGTATTACACGACCTATGAGTCCTCCCTCCACCCAGAAAAGTTATCCTACAATAGAACATTTTCTTAGCTTTATACTTGCCCTCAACAGATTGGCCCATTTGGGATCCAAAAGATCCCCCAATGCTTTATTTTGGGCACTACTGTTTTCACTTTTAAATGGTCCTTGTGCCATTTCATCAGGCTACACAAGGGAAGTAGTGCAAGGTCCATTGCTGGGGATGTATAAAACTAGAATagacaaaacactagaaaatacaCAGGAAAACAGCCTTGCAACtgcagggagatggactggatgacctaaCAGGTCTATCCATCGCTAATTTCCAGGGGTCTGTGATTCACTCTAGTCATTCTCTGGCTGAAAGGGAGCACCACAGCCCCCTAAGATGTTGACAGTAATGCAGCTCCATTGCGTGACTGCAGACACCCATGGACAATcatagcagctgctgctttcctctGGAACCCATGCACAAGACTGTCATTATGCAAAATTTGGCCTTTCTGTGCAGGAATTTTTGTCCCAGACATGTAAAGCAACAACTTTGAAAAGAAAGGACTGCAGCCAAGTTACGATGCATGGACAATGTCACTACATACTTTTTATGTTTGCCTCTCGTATATTTCAATTATAGCAGTTTGGTATTACCCTGCCAGTACAACTTCTcttccacttttttctttttccattgacAGAAGAGTAGCAGCTTGAAAGTTTTTCTGAAAGTTTTGTTACAGAGAGCATAACAAATAGGGTTAACAGTGCTATTCACATAGCACAGCCAATATCCAAGGTGCCACAGTGTTAGAGGAATGCAGTCTGAGCAAAATGTGGAGACTAATACCATTATATTGTAGGGAGTCCAAGTGATGATAAAAGCTAGAAGAATGGCACTTAAAGTCTGGGCTGCTTTGCGCTCCTTTATAAGGACCATTCTTTTCCTTTTAGTGATTTGGTTACTTAAATTTGGATCCATGCTTTTGATGGAAGGGTCCTTTGATAAAGCAGCAGAACAAGGAGTTATTTTTACTTTTCGGCAACCATTGTTGGTTTCCTGTGTGCCATCAGCCTTAACCACCAAGTGGAATTTATAGGCCACACATTTTGGACTTTTTTGCACTTGGCTTTTGGCTGGAGATAGAAAGTATTTCTGAGTCTCAAAATCATTTTCCATAGGGTGGTCTTTGATAAAAACTTCCTTATTCTCCTCCTCATTAAACTCTTCTTTCTTATCTTTGGCTGGACTCTTATAAGTTAATTGAAAAACTGAATCAGTGGCAGGTTTGTCCTCTTCTTCTGAGGATGCGTAGCTGCTGCAGGTGGTTAGCTGGTCTGCCTTAGACCAATCATTACAAGTATTTGGTGTTTGAGGTACTTTTGCAGTGGCTGAAGTGCTTCGACTGGATGAAGACCATGAAGCCTGACACCTCTCCCTTTTGGCTAAATTTTGTTGCTTGCAACTAAAACAGGACTTCAGAAGAGGTTTCTGGGGTTTTATCATCTcacactctgccacagactcagaGCCTTGAAGTTCAGCAAGGTCTTTGGTACGTTTCTCAGTCTCTTTATAAATGCGGCAATATAAAATAGTCATCACTGACACTGGGATGTAGAAAGCAGCAATTGCAGTGCCGAAGGTGATAATGGGTTCATACAAAAATTGTATGTGGCATTCTTCAGATGGGACAGTTCGTTCTCCCACAAAATACTGCCAGCATAAGATTGGTGGTGCCCACAGAATAAAGGAAATTAACCAAGCTAGACCAATCATAATGCCGGCCCTTTTGGGTGTGCGCTTAGCCCTGTAGGTTAGAGGTCTTGTGATGGAAAAGTATCGATCAAAACTGATAACTAGCAAATTCATTACTGAGGCATTGCTAGCTACATAGTCCAATGCTAGCCACAGATCACATGCCAGACTTCCAAGAGACCAATGGCCTATTAGTATATAAGATGTGTAAAGATTCATAGAAAATATTCCAATGATGAGGTCTGCACAAGCAAGGCTGAGCAAGTAATAATTGTTAACAGTTTTGAGTTGACTGTTGACTTTGAAGGATATCATTACAAGAATGTTTCCCACTATGGTTATTAGGCTTACAATTGCGGTGACAGTGGCAATTGTAATGACTTCCCAAAGGCTATGCCCTTCTAACTGTTTATGGTTAACAGAAGTACTGTTTACAATGGTTGAATTTACATCCATTCTTGTTCTTAGTGTATTATCATCAGGATATTAAGAATGTTTTCTGTACTTGATAATATTTTTTGAAGATACCTGTAAAGaataaaggggagagagagagtgcagcTCATTAAACAGCACAGGACTTTCAACAGACTTATTTAGCACAAAATATCGACATTTTAAGCCACTGTATATTTATATAGAGTGTTAGaagcaataaaaatgttattttaatgttttaaataacaCAAATTGCTCCAAATGACTGTTTTTGCTGCAAATGAAATATTATAATCAGATTATTTTCATGCTTTCTTTGCATTGTGATTGCTGTTTCCACCATTCTATTCATAAATTAAAGGTGCATTTTAGGGAACTTTGCTGCATTCTGTAGATCCTGAAACAATGCTAAGTGCAGTCAAAGTATTTCATAAAGTATTCAGTCTTGTCACCCCTTATCTCCTGAATATTTTAGTAGGGTACAGGAAATGTTCTTCGATGCACAGATATTTAAAATTTCACAAAACAATGAGACAGGGATTCATAGTGTTCCTTTTTGAATGTAGTGCACTGTGCATCATAATTGccaacatttcaaaaacaaattagGAAGATTCTGTGAAGAAGCCAGTGTTTGGGGAACCATCAGGAGAACCAAGGGTAAGAGTGAGGTAGGTGAGTTGAGTGTGTCTGgaggaggcaggaggggaagatgCAGTTGGAGGAGCTTGGGGAGACACAAGAGGAGTATTGGTgttaaagaggtttggagggtgccCGGGGTTAGATTAAAGAGCTAGATAGAAGAGAGGTTGTGGAGTTGAGGgatttggtgagagagagagagagcagtcaCTAGATTTTGGTAGAGGTGGGAAGAGGGTTAGACTACACATAGAAAGGAGATAGCTAGGTTGGAGGGGAGTCAGGAATAGAGGGCAACTGGTTCTGGTCTGGGtaagagaagactgaaagaggAGTTGCTCTGTAGTAGCAACTTCTCTGCTCATAGTAAACAGTTAGTGGTTCAAGATACTTCActccctgcctcctccttccctctactCAAAAGACTAGCAACTCAAGCCAAATATGGGAGTAAGAGTTTTTGAATACTATGGGCTGGAATAGTGGCTGCAGTTTTGTACCATGGTACTGGCTTGTGGGTTCCCAGCCACTTTGCACTCCATCTGCGTATAATTCAAATACTCAGACTTTATACAGGTGGATTTAATCATAACAAATACATAACTTGTACTAGTAGGTTTGGAGCACACTGCGAAAATACACAGCAAACTATTACACATCGCCATGTGTTTTATATTCAACAGCATAATTCTCATCTGAAatacacattttcaaagcagGGCACAGATGCTGCATACACAGATTCCATGAAATAATAGTCTGTTGTAATGTTGAAATGTCCCTAATATTTGCATTACTTTGAGCAATTTAGCACCAATATTGCCTATTTATATCCTGGGGTGGTGTTAAAGTATATTTTGAAGAGGGGGCAAATAAAAATGTTGTGACCactatctttttaaaatctattttatactTTTGAAATAAAACCCCTTGGGTAATATTCATTCATGAAATAACGCTAATTGTAGTTAATGGTGTTgttccag
This DNA window, taken from Dermochelys coriacea isolate rDerCor1 chromosome 6, rDerCor1.pri.v4, whole genome shotgun sequence, encodes the following:
- the CHRM5 gene encoding muscarinic acetylcholine receptor M5 is translated as MDVNSTIVNSTSVNHKQLEGHSLWEVITIATVTAIVSLITIVGNILVMISFKVNSQLKTVNNYYLLSLACADLIIGIFSMNLYTSYILIGHWSLGSLACDLWLALDYVASNASVMNLLVISFDRYFSITRPLTYRAKRTPKRAGIMIGLAWLISFILWAPPILCWQYFVGERTVPSEECHIQFLYEPIITFGTAIAAFYIPVSVMTILYCRIYKETEKRTKDLAELQGSESVAECEMIKPQKPLLKSCFSCKQQNLAKRERCQASWSSSSRSTSATAKVPQTPNTCNDWSKADQLTTCSSYASSEEEDKPATDSVFQLTYKSPAKDKKEEFNEEENKEVFIKDHPMENDFETQKYFLSPAKSQVQKSPKCVAYKFHLVVKADGTQETNNGCRKVKITPCSAALSKDPSIKSMDPNLSNQITKRKRMVLIKERKAAQTLSAILLAFIITWTPYNIMVLVSTFCSDCIPLTLWHLGYWLCYVNSTVNPICYALCNKTFRKTFKLLLFCQWKKKKVEEKLYWQGNTKLL